The following are from one region of the Bradyrhizobium septentrionale genome:
- a CDS encoding ABC transporter permease translates to MKWRVNTMIGGALIALLLGTAATAAFWTPFDPLRINLKARLQAPSALHWFGTDEFGRDVLSRLMTGAAASVVVALATVLIAVSIGVLVGGVAGYLRGWTDRVIMAVNDALLAFPGILLALAVMIVIGAIKTGLVLALGLAYIPSVARVVRGTVLSIREKEYIEASRVIGNSELYSMLRHVLPNAIAPVAVLATSMFGWVLLAESALSFLGLGVPPPAPTWGNMLAASRPYMETAAWLSIAPGLCIALTLLGINLLGDSLRDRLDPRMAHG, encoded by the coding sequence TGATCGCGCTGCTGCTCGGCACCGCCGCGACCGCCGCATTCTGGACGCCGTTCGATCCGCTGCGGATCAATTTGAAGGCGCGGCTGCAGGCGCCATCCGCGCTGCACTGGTTCGGCACCGATGAATTCGGCCGAGACGTGCTGAGCCGCCTGATGACGGGAGCCGCCGCCAGCGTGGTGGTGGCGCTCGCCACCGTCCTGATCGCCGTCAGTATCGGCGTGCTGGTCGGCGGCGTCGCGGGCTATCTGCGCGGTTGGACTGATCGCGTCATCATGGCGGTCAACGACGCGCTGCTGGCGTTTCCCGGCATCCTGCTGGCGCTGGCGGTGATGATCGTGATCGGCGCCATCAAGACCGGTCTCGTGCTGGCGCTGGGGCTTGCCTACATCCCCTCGGTTGCGCGCGTGGTCCGCGGCACGGTGCTGTCGATCCGCGAGAAGGAGTATATCGAGGCTTCGCGCGTGATCGGCAACTCCGAACTCTATTCGATGCTCCGCCATGTGCTGCCCAATGCGATCGCGCCGGTGGCGGTGCTCGCCACCAGCATGTTCGGCTGGGTGCTGCTGGCCGAGAGCGCGTTGAGCTTCCTCGGCCTCGGCGTGCCGCCGCCGGCGCCGACCTGGGGCAACATGCTGGCGGCGAGCCGTCCCTACATGGAAACCGCGGCCTGGCTCAGCATTGCACCGGGACTGTGCATCGCGCTGACGCTGCTCGGCATCAACCTGCTCGGCGATTCCCTGCGCGATCGCCTCGATCCCCGGATGGCGCACGGATGA
- the ggt gene encoding gamma-glutamyltransferase produces MRNPRTGARCVIAAIVAIGLTASVPGRAASVAPVAAENGMVVSAQHLATQVGIEMLKRGGNAVDAAVAVGYALAVVYPAAGNLGGGGFMTIQFADGRKTFLDFRETAPKGATANMYLDKDGKVVNGLSTKGHLAVGVPGSVSGMEYAREKYGTMKRADVIAPALQLAEDGFVLDRGDIDMLNSAVDDLREDPASAAIFLNNGKPFQAGERLAQHELAETLREISKRGTDGFYKGWVGAAIVASSQAGKGLLTQEDLDNYRVRELAPVECDYRGYHVVSAPPPSSGGVVICEILNILEGYPLKDLGYHSAQAVHYQIEAMRHAYVDRNSYLGDPDFVKNPLARLLDKEYAAKIRAVIDPARAGVSKDIKPGVPPHEGSNTTHYSIADKDGNAVSVTYTLNDWFGAKVTAAKTGVLLNDEMDDFTAKIGVPNLYGLVQGEANAVAPGKRPLSSMSPTIVTKDGKPVMVVGTPGGSRIITAVLLTMINAIDYDMNAQEAVDMPRFHQQWLPEATNVEDFALSPDTRKILEGMGHKFGPPQPANHLAVIIVGAPSLGGKPVGNNRFYGANDPRRNSGLAAGY; encoded by the coding sequence ATGCGAAATCCACGAACGGGCGCGCGATGCGTGATCGCGGCCATTGTCGCGATCGGCCTCACAGCTTCAGTCCCTGGCCGCGCCGCGTCGGTTGCGCCGGTCGCCGCCGAGAACGGCATGGTGGTATCGGCGCAGCATCTCGCGACACAGGTCGGCATCGAGATGCTGAAGCGGGGCGGCAACGCGGTCGACGCCGCGGTTGCGGTCGGTTATGCGCTTGCGGTGGTCTATCCCGCCGCCGGCAATCTCGGCGGCGGCGGCTTCATGACCATCCAGTTCGCCGACGGCCGCAAGACCTTCCTGGATTTCCGCGAGACCGCGCCGAAGGGCGCCACCGCCAACATGTATCTCGACAAGGACGGCAAGGTCGTCAACGGCCTGTCGACCAAGGGGCATCTCGCCGTCGGCGTGCCAGGCTCGGTGTCAGGCATGGAGTATGCGCGCGAGAAATACGGCACCATGAAGCGCGCGGACGTGATCGCGCCGGCGCTGCAACTCGCCGAGGACGGTTTTGTGCTCGACCGCGGCGACATCGATATGTTGAACTCCGCGGTCGACGATCTTCGCGAGGATCCGGCTTCGGCCGCGATCTTCCTCAACAACGGAAAGCCGTTCCAGGCCGGTGAGCGGCTGGCGCAGCACGAACTCGCCGAGACGCTGCGCGAGATCAGCAAGCGCGGCACCGACGGCTTCTACAAGGGCTGGGTGGGCGCGGCGATCGTGGCCTCGAGCCAGGCCGGCAAGGGCTTGCTCACGCAGGAGGATCTCGACAATTACAGGGTTCGTGAGCTCGCGCCGGTCGAATGCGACTATCGCGGCTACCACGTGGTCTCCGCGCCGCCGCCAAGCTCGGGTGGCGTGGTCATCTGCGAGATCCTGAACATTCTGGAAGGCTATCCGCTCAAGGACCTGGGCTACCATTCCGCGCAGGCCGTGCACTACCAGATCGAGGCGATGCGCCACGCCTATGTCGATCGCAACAGCTATCTCGGCGACCCCGACTTCGTGAAGAATCCGCTCGCGCGTCTGCTCGACAAGGAGTATGCGGCGAAGATCCGCGCTGTGATCGATCCGGCCAGGGCAGGCGTGTCCAAGGACATCAAGCCCGGCGTTCCCCCGCATGAGGGCAGCAACACCACGCATTATTCGATCGCCGACAAGGACGGCAACGCGGTGTCGGTCACCTATACGCTGAACGATTGGTTCGGCGCCAAGGTGACGGCGGCCAAGACCGGCGTGCTGCTGAACGACGAGATGGACGACTTCACCGCCAAGATCGGCGTGCCGAACCTCTATGGCCTGGTGCAGGGGGAGGCCAATGCGGTCGCTCCCGGCAAGCGTCCGCTGTCCTCGATGAGCCCGACCATCGTCACCAAGGACGGCAAGCCGGTCATGGTGGTGGGCACGCCGGGTGGTAGCCGCATCATCACGGCCGTGCTGCTGACGATGATCAACGCCATCGACTATGACATGAACGCGCAAGAGGCCGTGGACATGCCGCGCTTCCACCAGCAATGGCTTCCCGAAGCCACCAATGTCGAGGATTTTGCGCTGTCGCCGGACACGCGGAAAATCCTGGAAGGCATGGGCCACAAATTCGGCCCGCCGCAGCCGGCCAACCATCTCGCGGTCATCATCGTCGGCGCGCCGTCGCTCGGCGGCAAGCCGGTCGGCAACAACCGCTTCTATGGCGCGAACGATCCGCGCCGCAATTCGGGGCTCGCCGCCGGCTATTAA
- a CDS encoding penicillin-binding protein 1A, translating to MKFLLRFFGFLFTAGTILFLAGLAAVAGLFWHFSKDLPDYSQLQNYEPPVMTRVHAADGSLLGEFAKERRLYLPIQAVPKLVINAFLAAEDKNFYEHGGIDYTGMARAGVSYVQNFGSNRRPQGASTITQQVAKNFLLTNEVSFSRKIKEALLAMRIERAYSKDKILELYLNEIYLGLGAYGIAAASLVYFDKSVNELTVAEAAYLAALPKMPASLHPVRNRARAIERRNYVIDRLQENGWITTADADKARKEPLTVTNRSNGAHTFAGEYFSEEVRRDIFERYGEKKLYEGGLSVRTTLDPKVQVMARKAMVAGLVNYDEQQGYRGAIQKLDLTSDWGVPLAEIKSLSDISPWRMAVVLESNDQSARIGFQPGRELGGAVSKQRETGIVTMDGVRWAKIKGRVPTAVSQVLQPGDVIYADPLYKDGKAIEGQYRLRQIPELSGAMVAMDPHTGRVLAMVGGFSFDQSQFNRATQAYRQPGSTFKPIVYSTALDNGYTGSTVMIDAPIEIDQGQGNVWRPENFSTGKYQGQVTLRNALRLSLNTVTVRLAQEIGMPVIGEYAKRFGVYDELPNYLAYALGAGETTVMRMATAYSMIANGGVRVKPTLIDRIQDRYGHTIFRHDQRECRGCDAPEGWKSQPEPQLVDRRERVLDAMTAYQITSLMEGVIQAGTGTALKEVGKPIAGKTGTSNEAKDLWFVGFSPDLVVGLYVGYDKPRSLGRNAQAGHTAAPIARDFMKLALADKPATPFKQPVGIRLVLVDAKTGLRASSGQNRGVVLEAFKPGQAPPFYDPTMVAGTDVIDGTQQPISPDADRAVMRSGTGGLY from the coding sequence ATGAAATTTCTGTTGCGGTTCTTCGGGTTCCTGTTCACCGCAGGAACCATCCTGTTCCTGGCTGGTCTGGCCGCGGTCGCAGGGCTGTTCTGGCATTTTTCCAAGGACCTGCCCGACTATTCGCAGCTGCAGAACTACGAGCCGCCGGTGATGACCCGCGTGCACGCGGCCGACGGCTCGCTGCTCGGTGAGTTTGCCAAGGAGCGCCGGCTTTATCTGCCGATCCAGGCGGTGCCGAAGCTCGTGATCAACGCGTTCCTCGCCGCCGAGGACAAGAATTTCTATGAGCACGGCGGCATCGACTATACCGGCATGGCACGTGCCGGCGTCTCCTATGTCCAGAACTTCGGTTCCAACCGCCGTCCGCAGGGCGCCTCCACGATCACCCAGCAGGTCGCCAAGAACTTCCTGCTGACCAACGAGGTCTCGTTCAGCCGCAAGATCAAGGAAGCCCTGCTGGCGATGCGAATCGAGCGGGCCTATTCCAAGGACAAGATCCTCGAGCTGTATCTCAACGAGATCTATCTCGGCCTCGGCGCCTATGGCATCGCGGCTGCCTCGCTGGTCTATTTCGACAAGTCGGTGAACGAGCTCACGGTCGCCGAAGCGGCCTATCTGGCGGCGCTGCCGAAAATGCCGGCCAGCCTGCATCCGGTGCGCAACCGCGCGCGCGCGATCGAGCGGCGCAACTACGTGATCGACCGCCTGCAGGAGAACGGCTGGATCACCACCGCCGACGCTGACAAGGCGCGCAAGGAGCCGCTGACTGTCACCAACCGCAGCAACGGCGCGCACACCTTCGCCGGCGAATATTTCTCGGAAGAGGTCCGCCGCGACATCTTCGAGCGCTACGGCGAGAAGAAACTTTATGAGGGCGGCCTGTCGGTGCGCACCACGCTCGACCCCAAGGTCCAGGTGATGGCGCGCAAGGCCATGGTGGCGGGGCTCGTGAACTATGACGAGCAGCAGGGCTATCGCGGCGCGATCCAGAAGCTCGATCTGACCAGCGACTGGGGCGTGCCGCTCGCCGAGATCAAGTCGCTCTCGGACATCTCGCCGTGGCGGATGGCCGTGGTGCTGGAGAGCAACGACCAGTCGGCGCGGATCGGCTTCCAGCCGGGCCGCGAGCTCGGCGGCGCCGTCAGCAAGCAGCGCGAGACCGGCATTGTCACGATGGACGGCGTGCGCTGGGCCAAGATCAAGGGCAGGGTGCCGACGGCGGTCTCGCAGGTGCTGCAGCCCGGCGACGTGATCTACGCCGACCCGCTCTACAAGGACGGCAAGGCGATCGAAGGCCAGTACCGGCTGCGCCAGATCCCCGAACTGTCGGGCGCGATGGTGGCGATGGACCCGCATACCGGCCGTGTGCTGGCGATGGTCGGCGGCTTCTCGTTCGACCAGAGCCAGTTCAACCGCGCGACCCAGGCCTATCGGCAGCCCGGCTCGACCTTCAAGCCGATCGTTTATTCGACGGCGCTCGACAATGGCTATACCGGGTCGACCGTGATGATCGACGCGCCGATCGAGATCGACCAGGGGCAGGGCAATGTCTGGCGACCGGAGAACTTCTCGACCGGCAAGTATCAGGGCCAGGTGACGCTGCGCAATGCGCTCCGGCTGTCGCTCAACACCGTGACGGTGCGGCTGGCGCAGGAGATCGGCATGCCTGTGATCGGCGAGTATGCCAAGCGCTTCGGCGTCTATGACGAGTTGCCGAACTATCTCGCCTATGCGCTCGGCGCCGGCGAGACCACGGTGATGCGGATGGCCACGGCCTATTCGATGATCGCCAATGGCGGCGTCCGCGTGAAGCCGACCCTGATCGACCGCATCCAGGACCGCTATGGCCACACCATCTTCAGGCACGATCAGCGCGAATGCCGCGGCTGCGACGCGCCGGAGGGCTGGAAGAGCCAGCCGGAGCCGCAGCTCGTCGACCGCCGCGAGCGGGTGCTCGACGCGATGACCGCCTACCAGATCACCTCGCTGATGGAGGGCGTGATTCAGGCCGGCACCGGCACCGCGCTGAAAGAGGTCGGCAAGCCGATCGCCGGCAAGACCGGCACCTCCAACGAGGCCAAAGACCTCTGGTTCGTCGGCTTCTCGCCGGACCTCGTGGTCGGTCTCTATGTCGGCTACGACAAGCCGCGCTCACTCGGCCGCAACGCGCAGGCCGGCCACACCGCGGCGCCGATCGCGCGCGACTTCATGAAGCTCGCGCTGGCCGACAAGCCGGCCACGCCGTTCAAGCAGCCGGTCGGCATCAGATTGGTGCTGGTCGATGCCAAGACCGGCCTGCGCGCCTCGTCTGGTCAGAACCGGGGCGTAGTGCTCGAAGCCTTCAAGCCGGGGCAGGCGCCGCCGTTCTATGATCCGACGATGGTCGCCGGTACCGATGTGATCGACGGGACCCAGCAGCCGATCTCACCCGACGCTGACCGGGCCGTGATGCGGTCAGGGACGGGCGGGCTGTATTGA
- a CDS encoding invasion associated locus B family protein, with translation MVGLSHAQTPKARNAAAPAPAAAPQGDAAAPNNTGWVARCTSASRDAPLECAMEQTAVLTKTGQLIVLVNIRVPGDTRTPVALVQLPLGLNLPVGAKLQVDDGKAVDVPIQTCEARGCYINAPIAADVLTQLKSGKQLKVSFQNLAKETISIPMPLADFATVYEKIK, from the coding sequence ATGGTCGGCCTCAGCCACGCTCAGACGCCCAAGGCCAGGAATGCCGCCGCGCCGGCTCCGGCCGCAGCTCCACAAGGCGACGCCGCAGCCCCCAACAACACCGGCTGGGTCGCGCGCTGCACAAGTGCGAGCCGCGACGCCCCGCTCGAATGCGCGATGGAGCAGACCGCGGTGCTCACCAAGACCGGCCAGCTCATCGTGCTGGTCAACATCCGCGTTCCCGGCGACACCCGCACGCCGGTCGCGCTGGTCCAGCTTCCGCTCGGGCTGAACCTGCCCGTTGGCGCCAAGCTGCAGGTCGACGACGGCAAGGCCGTCGACGTGCCGATCCAGACCTGCGAGGCGCGCGGCTGCTACATCAACGCGCCGATTGCCGCCGATGTGCTGACCCAGCTGAAATCGGGCAAGCAGCTGAAGGTGTCGTTCCAGAATCTGGCCAAGGAAACCATCTCTATCCCGATGCCGCTCGCCGACTTCGCGACGGTCTACGAGAAGATCAAGTAG
- a CDS encoding GNAT family N-acetyltransferase: MDEIHYAREASIGIDEFIEVLRQSSLGERRPLADTDRMARMIANANLIVTARKGHTLIGVSRALTDFAYCCYLADLAVDRRHQGHGIGKRLIAETRRHAGPESMCLLLSAPDSIGFYKSIGMPQPDNAFLYKRER; the protein is encoded by the coding sequence ATGGACGAAATTCACTATGCCCGCGAAGCGTCGATCGGCATCGACGAGTTCATCGAGGTGCTGCGCCAGTCGAGCCTCGGCGAGCGGCGTCCGCTCGCGGATACCGACCGGATGGCGCGCATGATCGCCAATGCCAATCTGATCGTGACGGCGCGGAAGGGGCACACGCTGATCGGCGTCTCGCGCGCGCTGACGGATTTCGCCTATTGCTGCTATTTGGCCGATCTTGCGGTCGATCGTCGGCACCAGGGGCACGGCATCGGCAAGCGGCTGATCGCGGAAACGCGGCGCCACGCGGGGCCTGAATCGATGTGCCTGTTGCTGTCGGCGCCCGACTCGATCGGCTTCTACAAGTCGATCGGCATGCCGCAGCCGGACAACGCGTTCCTCTACAAGCGAGAGCGATAG
- a CDS encoding ABC transporter ATP-binding protein: protein MTAPLLAVDHLRIEAARTGAVVVDDVSFAIERGEFLAVVGESGSGKTAAARAILGLLPPGLRRVGGEIRLDGEDLADIAPQRMRALRGRSVGMVFQEPMVSLNPAISVGAQMAEGLALHEKLTRGEIRQRCLDMLARVQIRDPERTFDAYPHEFSGGMRQRIMLASVMLLKPKLLLADEPTTALDTLSQREVLDLMVELARDHGTSVILITHNLGLVSRYAQRAVVLRQGLLVESGSVQQILSAPREAYTRQLVDALPRRRAAAGRRAASEPLISVRGLKVSFGGRQRLFRRDANVAAVNGVDLEIGAGETVAVVGGSGSGKTTLGRAMLRLIPAAGGEIRFQGRDVIATRDRAFRLASQLVFQDPYSSLDPRMRVGEIVAEPLRHVTELSSAERDRRVADMLDEVGLAGFAQRWPHELSGGQRQRIAIARAIVRHPSFVVADEPVSALDMTIQAQVLKLFERLQAQYGFACLFISHDLAAVEQVADRVVVMQGGRIVEQGSRDDVFDRPQHAYTKALLAATPVLDFSGQAAARASG, encoded by the coding sequence ATGACCGCACCGCTCTTGGCCGTCGATCATCTGCGCATCGAAGCCGCCAGGACCGGCGCTGTCGTCGTTGACGATGTGTCGTTTGCGATCGAGCGCGGCGAATTCCTCGCCGTGGTCGGCGAGTCCGGCAGCGGCAAGACCGCGGCGGCGCGTGCCATTCTCGGCCTGCTGCCGCCGGGCCTGCGGCGGGTCGGCGGCGAGATCCGGCTCGATGGCGAGGATCTCGCTGATATCGCGCCACAGCGCATGCGCGCTCTGCGCGGCCGCTCGGTCGGCATGGTGTTCCAGGAGCCGATGGTGTCGCTCAATCCGGCGATCAGCGTCGGCGCGCAGATGGCCGAGGGCCTTGCCCTGCACGAGAAGCTCACGCGGGGCGAGATCAGGCAGCGCTGCCTCGACATGCTGGCGCGGGTGCAGATCCGCGATCCCGAGCGGACCTTCGATGCCTATCCGCATGAATTCTCCGGCGGGATGCGCCAGCGCATCATGCTGGCCTCGGTGATGCTGTTGAAGCCGAAGCTGCTGTTGGCCGACGAGCCGACCACCGCGCTCGACACGCTGAGCCAGCGCGAGGTGCTCGACCTGATGGTCGAGCTGGCGCGCGATCACGGCACCTCGGTGATACTGATCACCCACAATCTCGGCCTGGTGTCGCGTTATGCGCAGCGCGCGGTCGTGCTGCGGCAGGGTCTTCTGGTGGAGAGCGGCAGCGTCCAGCAGATCCTCTCTGCGCCGCGCGAGGCCTATACACGTCAACTCGTCGATGCGCTGCCGCGGCGGCGGGCAGCAGCCGGGCGCCGCGCGGCCAGCGAGCCGTTGATCAGCGTGCGCGGCTTGAAGGTCTCGTTCGGCGGGCGGCAGCGGCTGTTCCGCAGGGATGCCAATGTTGCGGCGGTCAATGGTGTCGATCTCGAGATCGGCGCCGGCGAAACCGTCGCCGTGGTCGGCGGCAGCGGCTCGGGCAAGACCACGCTTGGCCGCGCCATGCTGCGGCTGATCCCGGCCGCCGGCGGCGAGATCCGCTTTCAGGGCAGGGACGTGATCGCGACGCGCGATCGCGCGTTTCGCCTGGCCTCGCAGCTCGTGTTCCAGGATCCCTATTCGTCGCTCGACCCGCGCATGCGGGTCGGCGAGATTGTCGCCGAGCCGCTGCGGCATGTCACGGAGCTTTCGTCCGCCGAGCGCGATCGGCGCGTCGCTGATATGCTCGACGAGGTCGGGCTTGCCGGCTTCGCGCAGCGCTGGCCGCATGAACTCTCCGGCGGTCAGCGCCAGCGCATCGCGATCGCACGCGCGATCGTGCGACATCCGTCCTTCGTGGTCGCCGACGAACCGGTCTCCGCGCTCGACATGACGATTCAGGCCCAGGTGCTGAAGCTGTTCGAACGGCTGCAGGCGCAATACGGCTTTGCGTGTCTGTTCATCAGCCATGACCTCGCCGCGGTCGAACAGGTCGCCGACCGTGTGGTGGTGATGCAGGGCGGCCGTATCGTCGAGCAGGGTTCGCGCGACGACGTGTTCGACCGTCCGCAGCATGCCTACACAAAGGCGCTGCTCGCCGCGACGCCGGTGCTGGATTTTTCCGGGCAAGCCGCCGCGCGCGCGTCGGGCTGA